GACATTACTGTCACATAAAAGCGGGCATTGACGCGGCTTTGAAGCTTGTCAAGGCCGTCCTTGAAGAGATCTTTATCAAGTCTGAAATAATTAGTCCAAAGTCAAGATCAGCGGAGCAATATATGCACTTACGACATTGCCCTGTCAACAGCAGGGTTGAGAAGTTTCGCGACAGGGAAGTAACACTCATCCACAAATTCTTGTTCAAGTTCACCAGCGGCAACCTTGATCTGCTCCCGTTCCACAAGCTGGGCTGCAAGATCTTTGAgctgctcaagctcaatAATCAAATTCTCGGCGAATTCAATGCGTCTAGCAAGTCTGATCTTTCCGCTCGGCCCCATGGCTGCGAAGTCACGTCGCGTAAGCTCCATCGAGGAAAAGGACTCCATCTGAAGCTGCAGACGCTTTAGAAGTGCTGCTCCTCGACGGTTCTCACGCTTCAGGGTCCAGTAGCGACATGCCTGGCTCAGGAACTCCTTGCGTTTAGGAAATGCGAATCTTTGAATCGAAGCGTCTACAACTTCAAACACGGCCTGTGGTATAATAGGTGCACCTGCAGGAGTTTTCCAGACGTTTTTCGGATTCTGGCCTCTCTTTTTGTCACCAACGACTGCAGACTTTGTCCCAGTAAGCTGTGTTTCATCCGATGGCTGTTCTGAAAGGGCGTTGCGCTGCTGCTCTGCAATAGCATTCGCAACAGCGGTGTTATCAGCCCAGATACGATTCCTCATGGTTCTCTTATAGAATTTCTTGGCTGCCTTTGTGGCCTGTTGAACACTATGCTCTTGCACATAGTCAGGCGGGCAATGCTTATCACAAAAGGCCTTGAGCACCATACCGCCATCCAACACAGCGAGAGCACCCTGGCTAGTCTTCATCTTAAGAAACAGCCGGGATCTCCGCGCACAAGTGACATGAAATGCTTGATAGCAGTTCTTGTTTCCGCACTGTATGCACGCGCCCATTCGCTGTCGACAAATGTAACACGTCAATTTCCAACGGTTTTTCGGCACCTTTTCTACGTCCATGACTGGTTCCATGAACGTGTGGTTACCCAAGGAAACCTCAGGAATCCACATTGCGCAAAGCAGATGTGCCCACTTCGAGGAATTTGTTTGCTTGAACGCACCGTCGGTGTTGGGACAGAAGATACAAGTCTGCTTTGAGTCAATATAGCAACTCGAGAAAGTGTTCTGAACTAGACTTACAGGAACTGAAGGCCCACAGAGCTGGCATTTGCGGCAGAGCCACTGGCCTTCTGGGATAAATGGGACACCATAACATTCTTGATGAACTGCGAGGTTGCAGCCATCACAGAACACAATCGCGTTGGTGTTTTCGCAGTCGCCGTCGTCGCAAATGGCGCATTTTGAGTCAGGCTCTTCACCCCCTTGCGGCTCACCATTTACAGCGGCGGCAGAGCTTGATCGCGGACGATGGGTTTGTGGAGGCTTCGGGTTCGGTTTTGGAATTCTCTTCTCAAGCACATGCCACTCCTTTTCGATCTTTGTCATAGTGATTTCGAAAACTTCGCGTGTTATAGCTGGAACGTCGTTTTGCCTGCGGTGAGCATTGTATCGCCCAAGCCAAATATCGTCTTGTTCATCCATATCATATTCGACACGACCGATTCGTGTACGGTAGACCGGCCCGTCAGACGCTGCCATAGCAGCATCGGTCAATTCTGCGTCATCTTCCATGGTAAGATCAGAAGATTTGATTAAAGCTTGCTCCGGGCGCAGGTAGTGGTCACTCTCCTGATAGCCGACATTACTCATTGACTTGTCGACAAAGCGAGCCTGGCCAAAAGTTTTGCTCTCATATAATTCGATGCTGTTGGTTTTACGATATGAAGGTAGTTTAAGATCCAGTTTCTCTTTCGGTGTCTGGTTTTGAATGGGTAGAATTTTAGGtgtttttggtgttgtgaGAAAGTCCAGCGGCTTGCTGCTGTAAAAGCTGACCACATCTCGGGTCGGTCGACGAGGGCGCCGTAAAGGTGTTTCAGTAAGAACATCGGCGGCATTCGACTCTGAGCGACCTTGAGGATTTGGTGTGTTTCCAGTTGATGCGGGGTTTGGTTGTCTCGATGGGGTTCGGGTTTCGTCCCAAGGTGTTCCGAATGCCTGAACCACTGATAAATCAGGTTGTTCTTGGGGTATGCCATCAACCTGTTCAGATTGCAGGATCATGAATGTAGCATCAATATCTAGGTTAGGATGGAAGTCCTCCCAGCTGCGCTCCTCGCGGGGCTTATAGTCTTCAGCCTGCTTCACAGCAGTCGCCATGGCTGCAGCTGAACCCCATTGCATTTCCTCCAAGCCATCATTGCCAGCAGCTCGCGTGCGAGCGCCTCTTTCTCGTCGAGGCATTATGGATGGAGAAGGGCCATTGATAGCCTCGCGCGCAGCTGCTCTTGACCTCGATACTGTTGATGGCCCAGTCGTATTCGGCGTGGTTACCAAGTCAGCATCAGCGAAGCGACCACCGCCACCAGCCCCTCCTGGAATATATCGACGTCGTTTTGGTGGTGGTTCAGTTGCGGAGGCTGCCGCGAGGGCTGCTCTTGCAGCACGAGCAGCATTGGTCGAACCCGGAGGACGACCTCGACGTCTTCCGGTAACGGGTCGCCTGGGAGTCGGAGATGCCGGAGCCATCTTGAGCGAAGCTAACGGCGATGTAAACTTGAAAATCGAAGCGTCGCTGGCGCAAGCTTGAGATGGATAATCGCGTCAAGGGGGAGGTGGCGCGCAGGCTCGGTCCGAAGCTTGGCGAAATCACCAATCATTTGAAAGGCGCCATACACACCAGAGGAGCTTTCTTTATTATTCCCGTAGAATATACGGTCAAAGGAAGACTTGTTCGGTGAATAAGATGATGGGATTCGCGACTGCAGAGGAGGTGATGTTCTGCCTCGGGCAAGGAACGCGTGAAGTTGGCGTGCACGGTCCCTGTTTAGTCAGCGGCATCCAGGGTGAAGGTTGACATAAAAAGGTCACCAGACTCTGACATATTTTCGCGCAGCACAAGCTGCGACTTGCTCAGATTAAACTTTCAGTATGCTTCAACAATGTGACTTTGTTTGTGCAGCTCATCTGCCAGTTTGTCTCTTTCTGGCTTAAGCTCATGGGCCGCATCTGCAACGTGGGGAAGCAGATCTAGCATTTTGATGGAATTGCTTGATCAGATCTGACACGACTCATTGTACCTGGCATTGCTGGCCTCAAGTGACGTAGAATCTCCCCATGTAAAACGTCTTTGTTTTCGACTACAAGTAATGCCAAGATTTGTTTCCCCAGTTCGCAGATCGCCGTTGCTTGCTGGTGCTTGAAACCTAGTCAGGCCATCCCGATTTGGAAATAAACTGGGAGAGAAATCTCTTAACCTTATGATGAGCATATGTTATCTGATCCTAAGCTTGTCTATGCCTGCAT
This genomic stretch from Fusarium oxysporum f. sp. lycopersici 4287 chromosome 5, whole genome shotgun sequence harbors:
- a CDS encoding NuA3 HAT complex component NTO1, whose translation is MAPASPTPRRPVTGRRRGRPPGSTNAARAARAALAAASATEPPPKRRRYIPGGAGGGGRFADADLVTTPNTTGPSTVSRSRAAAREAINGPSPSIMPRRERGARTRAAGNDGLEEMQWGSAAAMATAVKQAEDYKPREERSWEDFHPNLDIDATFMILQSEQVDGIPQEQPDLSVVQAFGTPWDETRTPSRQPNPASTGNTPNPQGRSESNAADVLTETPLRRPRRPTRDVVSFYSSKPLDFLTTPKTPKILPIQNQTPKEKLDLKLPSYRKTNSIELYESKTFGQARFVDKSMSNVGYQESDHYLRPEQALIKSSDLTMEDDAELTDAAMAASDGPVYRTRIGRVEYDMDEQDDIWLGRYNAHRRQNDVPAITREVFEITMTKIEKEWHVLEKRIPKPNPKPPQTHRPRSSSAAAVNGEPQGGEEPDSKCAICDDGDCENTNAIVFCDGCNLAVHQECYGVPFIPEGQWLCRKCQLCGPSVPTCIFCPNTDGAFKQTNSSKWAHLLCAMWIPEVSLGNHTFMEPVMDVEKVPKNRWKLTCYICRQRMGACIQCGNKNCYQAFHVTCARRSRLFLKMKTSQGALAVLDGGMVLKAFCDKHCPPDYVQEHSVQQATKAAKKFYKRTMRNRIWADNTAVANAIAEQQRNALSEQPSDETQLTGTKSAVVGDKKRGQNPKNVWKTPAGAPIIPQAVFEVVDASIQRFAFPKRKEFLSQACRYWTLKRENRRGAALLKRLQLQMESFSSMELTRRDFAAMGPSGKIRLARRIEFAENLIIELEQLKDLAAQLVEREQIKVAAGELEQEFVDECYFPVAKLLNPAVDRAMSLDKDLFKDGLDKLQSRVNARFYVTVMSFALDLCDVISTGISTTPPESSTVATQTEAVDAPPAKTTFSDIRERRKLGKRILKAVQPHLETALRIESEISQKPFEGLKKELENIIDRSVDVRPLTGTSQDKPTDLSDEANDTIMVDAELQITVKASSTEGGDAMDTTSDNGNIEVSTNIDVDTSDLAEAGAVEKHESLPNTVNSSNTPPDTDGYMSKPQPAQSGPPTPPQSNGSLGLEPADPLTDGGILWYLKGHDPKGTSILEERWAGRDAIRMLSEDLTDLDDEEFKGLGMDVDHAAASATVEAGVKEEVEPAGSKTRASKAKKRRTSTRRK